A section of the Bradyrhizobium oligotrophicum S58 genome encodes:
- a CDS encoding MFS transporter, with translation MMIDMSSAPMMPAAIATVSHAPSTVRRALVIGLTAFLTVVDLFATQAILPALTRHYGVTPAAMGFAVNACTIGMAIASLVVGIFSPRINRRVGILLSLVLLAVPTSLLAVAPGLMTFTALRVMQGLCMASAFALTLAHLGEQCSAADAGSAFAAYITGNVVSNLVGRLIAAAVVDGLGLAWNFLLFAALNLAGAVLVYFTIRSVARISEGRPGDSPWKALAAHWRNPRLRAAFGIGFCILFAFIGTFTFVNFVLVQPPLSLGMMTLGVVYFVFAPSVVTTLLAGPVAIRLGTRVTIWAAVALAASGLPLLLSAHLAAVLSGMVLVAVGTFFAQAAVTGFVGRAATKNRGIASGSYLACYFFGGLAGSALLGQLFDRCGWSACVAGIALALGIAAVLVSWFKE, from the coding sequence ATGATGATCGACATGTCCTCCGCACCGATGATGCCGGCTGCGATAGCAACGGTCAGCCATGCTCCGAGCACCGTACGCCGCGCGCTGGTCATCGGGTTGACCGCGTTTCTCACCGTCGTCGATCTTTTTGCGACCCAGGCGATCCTGCCGGCACTGACCCGCCACTACGGCGTGACGCCTGCGGCGATGGGCTTTGCCGTCAACGCCTGCACGATCGGCATGGCCATCGCGAGTCTTGTCGTCGGCATCTTCAGCCCGCGGATCAATCGCCGCGTCGGCATCCTGCTGAGTCTCGTTCTGCTTGCTGTGCCGACCAGCCTGCTGGCGGTGGCTCCCGGTCTGATGACCTTCACGGCGCTCCGTGTCATGCAGGGTCTCTGTATGGCCTCGGCCTTTGCGCTGACGCTGGCTCATCTCGGCGAGCAATGCAGCGCGGCCGATGCCGGCAGCGCCTTTGCGGCCTACATCACCGGCAATGTCGTGAGCAATCTCGTCGGGCGCCTGATCGCCGCAGCGGTGGTCGATGGTCTTGGGCTGGCCTGGAACTTCCTGCTGTTTGCCGCGCTCAACCTGGCCGGCGCCGTGCTGGTGTACTTCACGATCCGCAGCGTTGCGCGGATCAGCGAGGGCAGGCCCGGCGACAGTCCATGGAAAGCCCTGGCTGCACATTGGCGCAATCCACGTCTGCGCGCGGCCTTCGGCATCGGCTTCTGCATTCTGTTCGCCTTCATCGGCACCTTCACCTTCGTCAATTTCGTACTGGTGCAGCCACCGCTCTCGCTCGGAATGATGACGCTTGGCGTCGTCTACTTTGTGTTCGCGCCCTCAGTGGTCACGACGCTTCTGGCGGGGCCCGTCGCAATCCGGCTCGGCACCCGCGTAACGATATGGGCGGCTGTGGCCTTGGCCGCGTCCGGCCTGCCGCTGTTGCTCTCTGCGCACCTCGCCGCTGTGCTGAGTGGCATGGTGCTGGTCGCGGTAGGAACCTTCTTCGCGCAGGCTGCCGTCACCGGCTTCGTCGGGCGAGCTGCGACCAAGAATCGAGGCATCGCCAGCGGCAGCTATCTCGCCTGCTATTTCTTCGGTGGCCTGGCCGGCAGCGCGCTGCTCGGTCAGTTGTTCGATCGGTGCGGCTGGAGCGCCTGTGTCGCCGGAATAGCGCTGGCGCTCGGCATAGCCGCCGTGCTCGTGTCGTGGTTCAAGGAGTGA
- a CDS encoding cupin domain-containing protein, with translation MFLQCRLPRTLSLSLAVLGTAILTAQPSFAGECPADKMKPDARAMVDYKPVGVTDVTLGSIDLEKQPANIKDRELRFRKLTIEPGGIVPWHSHDDRPALIFVQQGEIVEYASNCVDPIVHKAGDIRPEVHGTSHWWKNLGKETVILYVGDVRRDPHDHNM, from the coding sequence ATGTTCCTGCAATGCCGTCTTCCCCGGACTTTGTCGCTCAGCCTGGCCGTCCTCGGCACAGCCATACTAACCGCGCAGCCGTCCTTCGCCGGCGAATGTCCGGCCGATAAGATGAAGCCGGATGCGCGCGCCATGGTCGACTACAAACCGGTCGGCGTCACCGACGTGACGCTGGGTTCGATCGACCTCGAGAAGCAGCCCGCCAACATCAAGGACCGCGAGCTGCGCTTCCGCAAGCTGACCATCGAGCCCGGCGGCATCGTGCCGTGGCACAGCCATGACGACCGGCCGGCACTCATCTTCGTGCAGCAGGGGGAGATCGTCGAATACGCCTCCAATTGCGTCGACCCGATCGTGCACAAGGCCGGCGACATCCGCCCCGAAGTCCACGGCACATCGCACTGGTGGAAGAATCTCGGCAAGGAGACCGTCATCCTCTATGTGGGCGACGTCCGCCGCGATCCACACGATCACAACATGTAA
- a CDS encoding peroxiredoxin-like family protein has translation MTALSPADAERLKLAFQRCREMDGPLNEQLRAYAEAGRDIFPAYAAAVDRLVERLDENGGGVNAPRPGEPMPPFILPDERGRLVALSSLLAKGPVAVMFFRGHWCPYCRLNVRAVIQAAPRIESMGARLVAIMPETQEYTGRFKADCDADFPILTDLDNGYALSLNLAIWLGPEIQQLLSHQDMARFHGNASWMLPIPAVFVVGRDGMVSSRFVDPDFRRRMDVEDLVDALERAR, from the coding sequence ATGACCGCTCTCTCCCCCGCCGACGCCGAACGGCTCAAGCTCGCGTTCCAGCGCTGCCGCGAGATGGATGGCCCCTTGAACGAACAGCTCCGCGCCTATGCGGAGGCCGGTCGCGACATCTTTCCTGCCTATGCCGCGGCCGTGGACCGGCTGGTCGAGCGGCTCGACGAGAACGGCGGCGGCGTCAATGCACCACGGCCCGGCGAACCGATGCCCCCCTTCATCCTGCCCGACGAGCGCGGTCGTCTCGTTGCACTGTCATCCCTGCTGGCGAAGGGCCCGGTCGCGGTGATGTTCTTCCGCGGCCATTGGTGTCCGTATTGCCGGCTCAACGTCCGTGCCGTGATCCAGGCCGCGCCACGGATCGAGTCCATGGGCGCGCGGTTGGTGGCCATCATGCCGGAAACGCAGGAATACACCGGCAGGTTCAAGGCGGATTGCGACGCGGACTTTCCGATCCTGACCGATCTCGACAACGGCTATGCCCTGTCGCTGAACCTCGCGATCTGGCTCGGTCCCGAGATCCAGCAATTGCTGTCCCACCAGGACATGGCGAGATTTCACGGCAATGCCAGCTGGATGCTCCCGATCCCCGCCGTGTTCGTGGTCGGCCGCGACGGCATGGTCTCGTCGCGCTTTGTCGATCCGGATTTCCGCAGGCGCATGGACGTCGAGGACCTGGTCGATGCGCTGGAGCGCGCGCGCTGA
- a CDS encoding LysR family transcriptional regulator has translation MEMHQVRYFLAVARLLNFTRAAEECNVTQPSLTRAIKQLEAELGGDLFRRERPAAQLTELGQRMHPLLQQCYDAALGARSLASSFKSGEVGALRIALTHSIDLALLIPHLEQIKRQFNQLEFRFLRGNSREVAEYLKKGEAELGIAAEIDESWDRLDVWPLFTEDFELVVRKDHHLADRDKVEIDDLRTEQLLSRTYCEHRNRISDGLREHGLDIDRSHEVCSERDLIELVQADIGVAMMPHTSPVPETLKRTMITGLDARRTVHLYGVAGRQRTAVASAVMRMLRGADWRAIAG, from the coding sequence GTGGAGATGCATCAGGTCCGCTATTTCCTCGCCGTTGCGCGGCTGCTCAACTTCACCAGGGCCGCCGAGGAGTGCAATGTCACGCAGCCATCGCTCACGCGCGCCATCAAGCAGCTCGAAGCAGAGCTCGGCGGTGATTTGTTTCGGCGCGAACGCCCCGCGGCCCAACTGACCGAGCTCGGGCAGCGCATGCACCCGCTCCTGCAACAGTGTTATGACGCCGCGCTCGGCGCCCGATCGCTGGCGTCCTCGTTCAAGAGCGGTGAGGTCGGCGCGCTGCGGATCGCGCTCACGCATTCGATCGACCTTGCGCTGCTGATTCCGCACCTCGAGCAGATCAAGCGGCAATTCAACCAGCTGGAGTTCCGCTTCCTGCGCGGCAACAGCCGCGAGGTGGCCGAGTATCTGAAGAAGGGCGAGGCTGAACTCGGCATCGCCGCCGAGATCGACGAGAGCTGGGATCGGCTCGATGTCTGGCCGCTGTTCACCGAGGATTTCGAGCTGGTCGTGCGCAAGGATCATCATCTCGCCGACCGCGACAAGGTCGAGATCGACGATCTGCGGACCGAACAGCTTTTGAGCCGGACCTATTGCGAACACCGCAACCGGATTTCCGACGGTCTGCGAGAGCACGGTCTCGACATCGATCGTAGCCATGAGGTCTGCTCGGAGCGAGACCTGATTGAGCTGGTGCAGGCCGACATCGGGGTTGCAATGATGCCGCACACCTCACCGGTGCCGGAGACGCTGAAGCGCACGATGATCACGGGTCTCGACGCACGACGCACCGTTCATCTCTACGGAGTTGCCGGCCGCCAGCGCACCGCCGTGGCCTCGGCCGTGATGCGGATGCTTCGCGGCGCCGACTGGCGCGCGATCGCGGGATAA
- a CDS encoding 3-hydroxybutyrate dehydrogenase — protein sequence MNVTAPMPSPVTARPLSGKVALVTGSTSGIGLGIARALAEAGADIVLNGFGDAKEIEITQEQIAAGFGVRANYSPADMTSPDSIAEMIVTTITQSGRLDILVNNAGIQHVAPLEQFPPQKWDQILAINLSSAFHTTRLALPAMRQNGFGRVINVASAHGLVASPFKAAYVAAKHGIVGLTKVTALETAEAGITCNAICPGYVYTPLVEAQIDGQAKAHGISRDQVIRDVLLAQQPSKRFASVEEIGALAVFLSSAAAASITGTALPVDGGWTAH from the coding sequence ATGAACGTTACTGCGCCAATGCCGTCGCCGGTTACCGCCAGACCACTGTCCGGGAAGGTGGCGCTGGTGACCGGCTCGACCAGCGGCATCGGACTCGGCATCGCGCGTGCGCTGGCAGAGGCCGGCGCCGACATCGTGCTGAACGGCTTCGGTGATGCAAAAGAGATCGAGATAACTCAGGAGCAGATAGCAGCTGGGTTCGGCGTCAGGGCGAACTACTCCCCGGCCGACATGACGAGCCCAGACTCCATCGCCGAGATGATCGTCACGACCATCACTCAATCCGGCCGGCTCGACATCCTCGTCAACAATGCCGGCATCCAGCATGTCGCGCCGCTCGAACAATTCCCGCCGCAGAAGTGGGACCAGATCCTCGCGATCAACCTGTCGTCGGCCTTTCACACCACCCGCCTGGCGCTGCCGGCGATGCGCCAGAACGGCTTCGGCCGGGTCATCAACGTCGCCTCGGCTCACGGGCTGGTCGCTTCGCCGTTCAAGGCCGCCTATGTCGCGGCAAAGCATGGAATCGTCGGCCTGACCAAAGTGACGGCCCTGGAGACGGCCGAGGCTGGCATCACCTGCAACGCGATCTGCCCCGGCTATGTCTACACGCCGCTGGTCGAGGCACAGATCGACGGACAGGCCAAAGCCCACGGCATCTCGCGCGATCAAGTGATCCGCGACGTGTTGTTAGCCCAGCAGCCCAGCAAGCGCTTCGCTTCCGTCGAGGAAATCGGCGCATTGGCCGTGTTCCTGTCGAGCGCGGCAGCGGCGTCGATTACAGGGACGGCGCTGCCGGTCGACGGCGGCTGGACCGCGCATTGA
- a CDS encoding patatin-like phospholipase family protein — MTGRDAAKAINDEPRQIVLVLQGGGALGSYQAGVYQALHEAGIEPDWIIGTSIGAINASLIAGNAPAKRLPRLREFWKRMEQNPVWNLRTAFPGFNERLAYWSTITNGIPGFFRPNPFAHAGYSYPLGADNAGFYSTSPLERTLNDLVDFDLINRSAPRLTVGAAHVRTSQMRYFDSRDGELTVKHVMASGALPPAFPAIRIDGELYWDGGILSNTPTEAVFDDNPRRNSLIFAVHLWNPVGAEPTTMAEVLNRHKDVQYSSRIVSQIARQQQAHRLRHVINQLAARLPENERNDPAVRELASYGCSTRMHVVRLLAPQLDHETHTKDIDFSPSGIMQRWDAGYAHTRSVLQQKPWIGEFDALTGVILHEHMDEMPIAAE, encoded by the coding sequence ATGACAGGCAGGGACGCTGCGAAGGCGATCAACGACGAGCCGAGACAGATCGTGCTGGTGCTGCAGGGTGGCGGGGCGCTCGGCTCCTACCAGGCCGGCGTCTATCAGGCCCTGCATGAAGCGGGGATCGAGCCGGACTGGATCATCGGCACCTCGATCGGCGCCATCAACGCCAGCCTGATCGCCGGCAATGCGCCCGCGAAGCGGCTGCCGCGGCTGAGGGAGTTCTGGAAGCGGATGGAGCAGAACCCGGTCTGGAACCTGCGCACCGCCTTTCCGGGATTCAACGAACGCCTCGCCTACTGGTCGACCATCACCAACGGCATTCCCGGCTTCTTTCGTCCCAACCCGTTCGCCCATGCCGGCTATTCCTATCCGCTCGGGGCCGATAATGCAGGCTTCTATTCGACCTCCCCGCTGGAAAGGACACTGAACGACCTGGTCGATTTCGACCTGATCAATCGCTCTGCGCCGCGCCTGACCGTCGGTGCCGCGCATGTGCGCACCAGCCAGATGCGCTATTTCGACAGCCGCGACGGCGAGCTGACAGTGAAGCATGTCATGGCCTCGGGCGCCCTGCCCCCGGCCTTTCCCGCCATCCGCATCGACGGCGAGCTATACTGGGACGGCGGCATTCTCTCGAACACACCGACCGAAGCCGTGTTCGACGATAATCCGCGCAGGAACTCACTGATCTTCGCCGTCCATCTCTGGAATCCAGTGGGAGCCGAGCCGACGACGATGGCCGAGGTGTTGAACCGTCACAAGGACGTGCAGTACTCCAGCCGTATCGTGAGCCAGATTGCGCGCCAGCAACAGGCTCATCGACTCCGCCATGTCATCAACCAGCTGGCGGCGCGTCTGCCGGAGAATGAACGCAACGATCCGGCCGTCCGCGAGCTCGCCAGCTACGGCTGTTCGACGAGGATGCATGTGGTGCGCCTTCTCGCGCCGCAGCTCGACCACGAGACCCATACCAAGGACATCGACTTCAGTCCCTCCGGCATCATGCAGCGCTGGGACGCCGGCTACGCGCATACCCGATCGGTGCTGCAGCAGAAGCCGTGGATCGGCGAATTCGATGCGCTCACGGGCGTGATCCTGCACGAGCACATGGACGAGATGCCGATCGCGGCGGAGTGA
- a CDS encoding DoxX family protein, giving the protein MITEQRIAASSNVPPLGALVDKARHLVQMIAPLSVAQLALRVALAVPFWRSGILKWDGFLKLSDTAVTLFTDEFMLHLPGGPYHFPAPGVMAFMSGCGEITFPVLLVLGLGTRFAALGLLVMTAIVELAVPDGWPLHITWAAMALALMAHGGGRVSLDYLICAWRGRT; this is encoded by the coding sequence ATGATCACAGAGCAGCGCATTGCAGCCAGTTCGAATGTTCCTCCGCTCGGCGCCCTCGTCGACAAAGCGAGGCACCTCGTTCAGATGATCGCGCCGCTGTCGGTTGCCCAGCTGGCGCTGCGGGTCGCGCTTGCTGTGCCGTTCTGGCGATCCGGCATCCTGAAATGGGACGGCTTCCTGAAGCTGAGCGACACCGCCGTGACCTTGTTCACCGACGAGTTCATGCTGCATCTGCCGGGCGGTCCCTATCATTTCCCGGCTCCGGGCGTCATGGCCTTCATGTCCGGCTGCGGCGAGATCACGTTTCCGGTGCTGCTGGTGCTCGGTTTGGGAACGCGCTTCGCAGCACTCGGCCTGCTGGTCATGACCGCGATCGTCGAGCTCGCCGTGCCCGATGGCTGGCCGCTGCACATCACCTGGGCGGCGATGGCGCTTGCGCTCATGGCACATGGCGGCGGACGGGTCTCGCTCGACTACCTGATTTGTGCTTGGCGAGGCCGGACCTGA
- a CDS encoding HvfC/BufC N-terminal domain-containing protein, with product MQPDGSSNYAAAFSAGLLAPSAAAPVDVAGPGGRSAGRRYDVYRNNVTVSLINALAAIYPAVQRITGDDFFRAMARSHMRRTPPTSPLLFAYGHDFPAFIETYPHAAGLPWLADVARIERAWLDAYHAADAAPLAPAALSTIAPDRLANVVFTPHPATRLVRSTFAAVTIFAANRTTEPTGRIDASTAEDALVVRPDFDVEVRRLPLGGAIFVASLIDGRPLGEAAVNALDAERQFDLATNIAGLIEAGAFTSVTSGHPS from the coding sequence ATGCAGCCTGACGGGTCGTCCAACTACGCAGCGGCGTTTTCCGCAGGCCTGCTCGCGCCAAGCGCGGCCGCCCCGGTTGACGTCGCCGGACCTGGCGGCAGATCGGCCGGCCGTCGCTACGACGTGTACCGCAACAACGTCACGGTGAGCCTGATCAATGCGCTGGCCGCGATCTATCCGGCGGTGCAGCGGATCACGGGCGACGACTTCTTTCGCGCGATGGCGCGCAGCCACATGCGGCGGACGCCGCCGACGTCACCGCTGCTGTTCGCGTATGGCCACGATTTTCCGGCCTTTATCGAAACGTATCCTCATGCCGCCGGGCTGCCGTGGCTCGCCGACGTGGCGCGGATCGAGCGTGCGTGGCTGGACGCCTACCATGCCGCCGACGCCGCACCATTGGCGCCCGCAGCGTTGTCGACGATCGCGCCGGACAGGCTCGCCAATGTCGTGTTCACTCCGCATCCCGCCACCCGGCTCGTACGCTCGACCTTCGCCGCGGTCACGATCTTTGCCGCCAATCGGACCACTGAGCCGACAGGACGCATCGATGCCTCAACCGCCGAGGACGCTCTCGTCGTCCGTCCGGACTTCGACGTCGAGGTCCGGCGGCTGCCGCTCGGCGGCGCAATCTTCGTCGCAAGCCTGATCGACGGCCGGCCGCTCGGCGAGGCAGCCGTGAATGCCCTGGACGCCGAGCGGCAGTTCGACCTCGCCACCAACATCGCAGGTCTGATCGAGGCCGGCGCCTTCACCTCAGTCACGTCGGGACATCCATCATGA
- the bufB gene encoding MNIO family bufferin maturase, producing the protein MTDRISLRGSTRMPLRFPPPLGGVAGTCFKHEHLPAILGEPPQRGFFEVHAENYMGAGGPPHRALERVRCDHALSLHGVCMSIGGHSPIDRDHLARFRGLVARYQPTLVSEHLAWSTHATSFFNDLLPLPYTAATLARVCDHVDQVQEALRRPILLENPATYVTFRNSTISETDFLRSITQRTGCRLLLDVNNVFVSATNHGFAALDYLNEFPLARVGEIHLAGHAEQHSDDGDLLLIDSHDGPVADAVWKLFEIVIARCGPVPTLIEWDSKVPEWPVLKAEAAAAQRILDRATESIRHAA; encoded by the coding sequence ATGACAGATCGGATCTCGCTGCGGGGTTCAACGCGCATGCCCCTTCGCTTCCCGCCGCCGCTCGGCGGTGTGGCGGGCACCTGCTTCAAGCACGAGCATCTTCCCGCGATCCTCGGGGAGCCGCCGCAGCGCGGCTTCTTCGAGGTGCATGCCGAGAACTACATGGGCGCCGGCGGGCCGCCGCATCGCGCGCTGGAGCGTGTCCGCTGCGACCATGCGCTGTCGCTGCACGGCGTCTGCATGTCGATCGGCGGTCATTCCCCGATCGACCGTGACCACCTCGCCCGGTTTCGCGGGCTCGTCGCACGCTACCAGCCCACGCTGGTGTCCGAACATCTGGCGTGGTCCACGCACGCGACCAGCTTCTTCAATGACCTGCTGCCACTCCCGTATACGGCGGCAACGCTGGCGCGGGTCTGCGATCATGTCGACCAGGTCCAGGAGGCGCTCCGGCGGCCCATCCTGCTGGAGAATCCCGCAACCTACGTCACCTTTCGCAACTCCACGATCAGCGAAACTGATTTCCTTCGCAGCATCACGCAGCGGACCGGCTGTAGGCTGCTGCTCGACGTCAACAACGTCTTCGTCTCTGCAACCAATCACGGCTTCGCAGCGCTGGATTATCTGAACGAATTTCCCCTTGCGCGTGTCGGCGAGATCCACCTCGCCGGCCATGCCGAGCAGCACAGCGACGATGGCGATCTGCTGCTGATCGACAGCCATGACGGACCGGTCGCCGATGCGGTCTGGAAACTATTCGAGATCGTGATCGCCCGCTGCGGGCCCGTACCGACGTTGATCGAATGGGACAGCAAGGTCCCGGAGTGGCCGGTCCTGAAGGCCGAGGCGGCCGCAGCTCAGCGCATTCTCGATCGAGCCACCGAGAGCATCCGCCATGCAGCCTGA
- a CDS encoding BufA1 family periplasmic bufferin-type metallophore, with amino-acid sequence MSAKTTITSLALAGAVSTALATLAAAGPLTKAEVDAAVAAKKEKCFGVALKGQNDCAAGPGTTCQGTSTTDYQGNAWKFVAGGTCANIELPNGKRGSLKPI; translated from the coding sequence ATGTCTGCCAAGACCACCATCACCTCGCTGGCGCTCGCCGGCGCCGTCTCCACCGCGCTGGCCACGCTCGCCGCCGCCGGCCCCCTCACCAAGGCCGAGGTCGATGCCGCCGTGGCCGCCAAGAAAGAGAAATGCTTCGGCGTCGCCCTGAAGGGCCAGAACGACTGTGCCGCGGGACCGGGCACGACGTGCCAGGGCACCTCCACGACCGACTACCAGGGCAATGCCTGGAAGTTCGTCGCTGGTGGCACCTGCGCCAATATCGAGCTGCCCAACGGCAAGCGCGGATCGCTCAAGCCGATCTGA
- a CDS encoding adenylate/guanylate cyclase domain-containing protein — MVLAAILLTAVSSSLVWWRTADATSRQLASTINDQIVAAVRKEVASIVDQARAAHTAIRTLFLQNVLETREADKREFVFLSQLQSHPTISWAAFGWPDGSFFAAHKLGDRRLEMMEISLTDHAGERRIDEYDVVPGDIEFASRRFEPTGFRVAEQAWFKTAIAADGPDWFRVAEHPTGERAAIAFAGPIDVYQERQGVLAIIIEYTRLSRFLAQLEVGRTGAAFIFDGSGALVASPDAKADEINPAQGEPPALLPLARRAVATAIAQKMDEAWRSRLSDAADAYETTVTPLPFPGWRLVTVIPEAEFLGPVQATLRRLIIMLVAGAALAALASAILVRSMIAVPLARVVGELRHVEAFALEAVRRHPSRLREIGSLSGAIAEMASGLSAFRKFIPTDLVRGLLRQGVEAKPGGTLQELTVMFIDVAGFTGLSERMGDGVVGLLSRYLDLVSEVVVAHGGTIDKFIGDAVMAFWGAPQPQADHALRCCLAALACQRAIDEADLVDDLGQRLRIRIGINTGRMLVGNIGSELRLNYTVIGDAVNVASRLEGANKAYGTTVLMGEATAQSAGPSVIAREVDRIGVYGREQGLAAYELIARVTGAAIGRRPSWIDDYERALACYRVKDFAGAAAGFAQVLLERPHDGPATVMLERSTRMLANAGDSAWQPVAALTAK, encoded by the coding sequence ATGGTGCTGGCTGCCATCCTGCTGACGGCGGTATCGTCCAGCCTGGTGTGGTGGCGGACGGCCGACGCGACCAGCCGCCAGCTGGCGTCGACCATCAACGACCAGATCGTCGCTGCGGTCCGCAAGGAGGTCGCATCCATCGTCGATCAGGCGCGCGCGGCGCACACCGCGATCCGCACCCTGTTCCTGCAGAACGTGCTCGAAACCCGCGAGGCCGACAAGCGCGAGTTCGTCTTTCTCTCGCAGTTGCAGTCGCACCCGACCATTTCCTGGGCGGCGTTCGGCTGGCCCGACGGCTCGTTCTTCGCCGCCCACAAGCTCGGGGATCGCCGGCTGGAGATGATGGAAATCTCGCTGACCGATCATGCGGGCGAGCGCCGCATCGACGAATATGACGTCGTGCCCGGCGACATCGAATTCGCCAGCCGACGGTTCGAGCCGACCGGCTTCCGCGTCGCCGAGCAGGCCTGGTTCAAGACTGCGATCGCCGCCGACGGGCCGGACTGGTTCAGGGTGGCCGAGCATCCGACCGGCGAGCGCGCGGCGATCGCGTTCGCCGGGCCGATCGACGTGTACCAGGAACGGCAGGGCGTGCTGGCGATCATCATCGAGTATACGCGGCTGTCTCGCTTCCTCGCCCAATTGGAGGTCGGCCGCACCGGGGCCGCCTTCATCTTCGACGGCAGCGGCGCCCTCGTGGCGTCGCCCGACGCGAAGGCCGACGAGATCAATCCGGCGCAGGGTGAGCCGCCGGCACTGCTGCCGCTCGCGCGACGGGCGGTCGCAACCGCCATCGCCCAGAAGATGGACGAGGCCTGGCGCAGCCGCCTCTCCGATGCCGCCGACGCCTACGAAACCACGGTGACACCATTGCCATTCCCGGGCTGGCGGCTGGTGACGGTGATCCCGGAAGCCGAGTTTCTCGGCCCGGTACAGGCAACCCTGCGCCGGTTGATCATCATGCTGGTGGCCGGCGCTGCGCTGGCCGCACTCGCCTCGGCGATCCTGGTGCGCTCCATGATCGCGGTGCCGCTCGCGCGGGTCGTCGGCGAATTGCGCCACGTCGAGGCGTTCGCGCTGGAAGCGGTGCGCCGTCATCCGTCGCGGCTGCGCGAGATCGGCAGCCTGTCGGGGGCCATCGCCGAAATGGCGTCGGGCCTCTCGGCATTCCGCAAATTCATTCCGACCGATCTGGTCCGCGGACTGTTGCGTCAGGGCGTCGAGGCGAAACCCGGCGGGACGCTGCAGGAGCTGACCGTGATGTTCATCGATGTCGCGGGCTTCACCGGCCTGTCGGAGCGAATGGGCGACGGCGTCGTCGGGCTGCTGTCGCGCTATCTCGATCTGGTCTCGGAGGTCGTCGTCGCGCATGGCGGAACGATCGACAAATTCATCGGTGACGCCGTGATGGCGTTCTGGGGCGCGCCACAGCCCCAGGCCGACCACGCATTGCGCTGCTGCCTCGCAGCGCTCGCCTGCCAGCGCGCCATCGACGAGGCCGATCTCGTCGACGATCTCGGACAGAGACTGCGGATCCGGATCGGCATCAACACCGGCCGCATGCTGGTCGGCAATATCGGCTCCGAGCTCCGGCTGAACTATACCGTGATCGGCGATGCCGTGAACGTCGCAAGCCGACTGGAGGGCGCCAACAAGGCCTATGGCACGACGGTGCTGATGGGAGAGGCGACCGCGCAGAGCGCCGGCCCCTCGGTCATCGCCCGCGAGGTGGACCGCATCGGCGTCTATGGCCGCGAACAGGGACTCGCAGCGTATGAGTTGATCGCGCGCGTGACCGGCGCAGCGATCGGGCGACGTCCGTCCTGGATCGACGACTACGAACGCGCCTTGGCCTGCTACAGGGTCAAGGACTTCGCCGGGGCCGCCGCCGGCTTCGCGCAGGTGCTGCTGGAGCGTCCACACGACGGCCCCGCGACCGTGATGTTGGAACGCAGCACGCGCATGCTCGCCAATGCCGGCGACTCCGCCTGGCAACCGGTCGCAGCCCTGACTGCAAAGTGA
- a CDS encoding AraC family ligand binding domain-containing protein, producing MFAGNVVDQRHGAPITIGYGRYAPNQRLVETLAVDDVMIVIEGRLSVSTGGSTETAGPGEIIHMPKGEHVTIQSHDEGALTAYVTYPHWQEAQA from the coding sequence GTGTTCGCGGGCAATGTCGTCGACCAACGCCATGGTGCGCCGATCACGATCGGCTACGGGCGTTATGCGCCCAATCAACGCCTTGTTGAGACGCTCGCCGTAGACGACGTCATGATCGTGATCGAGGGACGACTGTCGGTCTCGACCGGCGGCAGCACCGAAACCGCCGGTCCGGGCGAGATCATCCATATGCCGAAAGGCGAGCATGTCACGATCCAGTCGCATGACGAGGGAGCGCTGACTGCCTACGTCACTTATCCGCATTGGCAGGAGGCACAGGCCTGA